In the genome of Lathyrus oleraceus cultivar Zhongwan6 chromosome 4, CAAS_Psat_ZW6_1.0, whole genome shotgun sequence, the window TACCGAGTGATCGGAGCTTGATTTTAATGCCACTGCTTGGTGCTTCTCGGGACCTGCGGTGTTCTCAAATGAAACGTCGCGTGCAATGAACCCTCCACCCTTTACCGCTGCACATACTCATAcataaagaaaatgaaagttaCTTGTTAATGTTTAGAATATTAAGGCCATAACACTGTTTTGGTGAAGTAAAAAAATTAACATAGAGATTATGAATGTAATCTTACCAAAAGTAGCTGATCTGAAAGTTGTAGTACCGTCGACTTTACTCCGACTACGACTACCGGAGATAACAGTAGCATCCATACCATCACCGATCATCATAATATTCAGTTTCTTCTTATCTATCACCACATTCTCAACATAAACACCTTTTTTCACATGTATAACATATCTTTTCGTGCTGTTTTCAGGTGCTGCCGATATCGCGTCCATCACGCTACTGTAATCCCCACTTCCATCAGCTGCCACAACAGCATCCGCATTTATTCTATTTGCCTGTAACAGATTTACTTCGTAGTCTTTAATCCACGAAGGAAATCGATCCGAGGCAATACCGGTTGTGAGGTGATCGTTGACAGGTATTACTTCATCAAGAAGATTCTTCACCGCTGATTTTACACGATCAAGACCCGCGGATACAAGACCTATCACATTTGTACCTTGTAATCCTTCTATACATGTGTCTGGATTCACAAGAACTGCACTCAGCCATGTTCTTAGATCGGAGCTTAGATTTCCGGTACTTTTATCCTTCCCTGCAAAACAAAACATTTAGCTATAGATATATCAGACACCAGACACGACACTAACACTAATATTAATACATATATTATTATAGATATTAATAATACTATTGGGATTTTGAATGGCGGAGATGGACCAACGAAGATTTTCTGTGGACAAGTCGACTAAATCGAGGCAATCGGAAATGGCATTTGAGACAGGAGGGTGGCCAGCTTCAACGTCTACGTTGAAGCGTGATAAAATGGCGGTAACCTGTTGAAGATTGGTGATAACTTCTTTGGCAGAGTTAACGAATTGGATGGGAGAAATTTTGTGCAAGACTGATCCATTGAAATCAATGGAAGCAGAAGCAATGAAGTGTGGGAGAGAGATTACGaggaggaagaagaagatgaatgtGAAAATAGTTTTTGTGGAATAGAAAACCATTGTTAGAACTTTGAAATATAACAGACACTTTGATAGTGTCACAAAAACTATGGTTTTGTTTTGTTTATATATTATTTGAAGAGAAAACAAAAAATGAAAGAAAAGGTTGGAGATTATTTAAGCCTGTTTTGAAAACGTTTctttaataaatattttaaatcTTTTAACTTGTTAATATGATAATGCTATTTTTTAACTCTacattgtttttttttaaataatgaaaatatttaaaataattgcttttattatttttataagaTATATTATCTTTAATTAGTATTTTTTTCTTCTCTACTTTactattatttattttaaaaaaaatcatatttttttatCAACTAAGTTAAAATGTGGATATGTTGATATTAATTTTGATAAATATAAAGTTAACTATTTCTATATAATcagtatttttttttaaatattcaaaaGATTGTATTGTCAATTTCTGGTTGCATTTTGAAATTACATCACATTCTATGATAAAATACATAAGTATagatttttgaaaatttatttaattatttacTATTAAATATTAATTAGAATGTTAGGATTAATTTTAGTACTTTAATACAATTGATTATAATTTATATGAATAATAAAGGAATACTTATTGATTATGTCAATATTTCTTTtgttaataaaatatttaatcTAACCTTGCATGACATTCTTTAATATTTTTATGATAGTCTAAATTATCTCATTCCATGTGTTATTAAGTActtggttttaatttttttccATAGTCaactattttaatattttatgatttttgaatAAATTAAAACTTGATGCATACACAAAATTTTCTTACCTAACCAATTTAAGAAtatttattaaatttaaaatttgagAATCATATACTATGTTACCTGTTGCGTTTTAAACTTTTTAGTTAGAAATTTTTTTGGCAAAATTTCTTTTATAATCGTAACACTGATGTActtttgttattatttaagtgTTAAGAAATAAAAATTagtttaaatttatttttattaactATCACAAAAATATCATTTATATAGGGTAAGGGTGAAAATTGAATCCACATAAATAGTATCCATTCAATTCATCTCATCCAATCTATCCATAcatatataattaattaattatattcaATACACTCAATTAAAAATATAGATGAATATAATTaatcaatttcatttttattatAGAATTTAAACTCACTGGATCCCTTTAAATTTTACCAAAATTATAATCATAATAATTTAAGAAAACACAAactttttctctcttttttttattattttcttataacaaattttattataaaaaattatttaaaaatatatcactcttaaaataataaaaactaaCTTTAAATATGATAATAAAGTGTACTTCTAAAAAACTGAAGGGATCAATTGGATTAAAATAAATGGAGGTTAAAACTATTTATTATATGAGAAAGAGCAGTTAGTAAATACTATTAAGCATGCAATGAAACAAAATATCAGTTTATACACTCTTAACAAAATATAAGTTACTAAGtacaaaaaaaaatataagtTACTAAAATTAATCATCTTACTTCTTAAACAAAATAACAACCAATTATATAAATAAGTAATGCAATCAAAAGTCTTTAAATAGTTTTTTAACCTTCCGAATAAAATAATAACTCTGAATTATAATTTATATCCAATTAAAATCAACGTTACAGGGGAATTACGAGGGTATTGAGAGTctttttatttattgtttttaAGCGTATGTTTCATGTTATGCTTTCTCAGTTTGTATTTATTTAATTGCTAGCATATATAGTTTATGCTTATAGTGTGATGAGTTTATTCTTTGTGCTTTTTAATGTAAGTAAATAAGTTTTCTATTTACTGCACTAAATTGAAATTCATCCACCTAGCTAACTATTAAATCAACAAAATATATGTTCTAGTTTCtaaaatagtttttttttaatatatttataGAGAGGACATTGATGTCATGATTTGCTTGGTTTCAATGGTTGGGCATAGATATAAATCTAGTTCTTTTGGTTGTAGTTAAGGAACATTGATCAACCTAATGATGTATGTGCAACTCCTTCTCTTCTAGCAAATAATTTTCCTTTCCTTGATTTGTAAACCCCTTAAGAGAGTAGACCTTCCTTGCAAAACTTCCATTTGAAGGTTTCCTTCTCCTAGCTTATGCAATGCGATTATGCGAGACTGTGACAATTGCTGCAACATGGTATATATGTTCATGTTTAAAGGTTTATAAAGAGGATTCCTTCACAATGACAATTGAAATTATGTTTCTCAGGGAAGAGATGTCGAACACGATGTCCTAGAGAATTGGTTCGACAAGTTGAACCAAAATCACCATAAATAACACATATTCAATTGTATAAGATGATGGAGCATGAAACAATAAAGAACACGATAATTGGTAACCCAATTCGATGCAACAACACCTACATCTGGAGATTAGACTTccaacccaagaaaggaaattcattATTAGTAGCTTAATACAATTAGTCTTACAAGCAATAATAAACCCTATGTTGTTCAATGCATATTCCTAACACTACCTAATGAATTTCTATTTATGACTCCGCTTAAATATGAGAACCCCTATaactttctctcaatcactaaaCCCTAGTGATTAGTGTTTAACCCAATATCAATGTTGAatattacaactcaactagacaaaccttcTATACCAAGTTACTAaaacatagaggtgtacataaaGATGTTGATTTACAACTCAATTAGACAAACCTTATATAtcaagttactgaaacatagaggtgtaTATAAATATGTTGAgtttacaactcaactagacaaacctaCAATTATGCCAAGTTACTAAAATCTAATGTGGTGTATATAAAATAATAAAGACTCTTGCAAACCCTAGCACTCTAAAATATTAAATGTGAATGTTTGCTTCCCAATATAGGTTTGAGCTCCTTATATAACATAATAACTCTAGGCTTTTCTTCTTGGATATTAGCTTTAATTTCTTCCAAAATTAATACAGGATCTGTTGGATATTATGTATTCCATAAATCTTTCACAAGATATGATTTGTTACAATTTAAATTATAAACCGTAATATTCATTTAAATCAAACTAATCTCCGTCCAGCTTTCAAACAAAGCACCTAATCATATTGctaaatcaattaaaaataaaattgaatcCAATCTTTGATCAGAAAGTCTTACAAAACGCAACAACAATAACCTGTTGCGTAAGGCCCGTATGTCATACCAATATGTTGTGACATCGCGTCCAGCAAGGATCCCTTCTGCACCTCCATACAGCTTAAGCAAGATAGATTAATTCTAAACACTTTGAACACTTCTCCATGTTATTGTTTTGCAAAATGCAATCAATCCAAAAAAACAACAATAGTGTTAGGAAATCACCCCCTTGTGAAAATAAATATCTTAAGTCATATACAATGGCAAATATATGAAGGAAAATATTTATTATTCTTCGTCTAAGTACATAACCCAAGTATCAGAAATAATTTGACTAATTAGGTACAAAAAGATGATAATGAAAGCAGTGAGATGGATTTGGGTGTTAGAAATAATTGTTTTTTAATATTACCGGTCTGACCTCGGTCCAATCCCGGTTAAACCTTTAAACATTAAACCAGTGAACACATCGGTTTAATGTTCGTTCCGGTTTTAATTACCTTGATTATTAGTGAAGTCATATTCAACAAAAGTGACATTCTACTGACATTTTCAATTGTATTATTATCTTAGACATTTTTTTAAATCAATACTGGTTGGTATGACTTTATGATAGAATATTTTGAGATAATGTATAATATCAATTCTTATTGAAATTGACATTGTTGAGTATAAAATTTATTGGAAATGCTATATTGTTTAAGTTCATGACTGgttcatgattttttccagaCAAGAGAAATTTGATTCCTATGCAAGAACTTTTATAATTTATTGTGTTTAATTACCATCATTGTGAGATCACTCATTTTAATTTATAAAATCCCCTTTGTAGTTTGAGGAATGGTTTTTGATCATTATTATGATTGTCTTCTCAAATGAGGACAATTGTATATAGCGATTGTGGTTAATTAAGGATAAAACTATTGGAGATGCTTTGGTCTAAGGGATTTATCTTCTCAAAAGAGTAAAATTCTAAACATAAATATGCTCATTGAGTATCTTATTCTTGAAACTTATGGATGAAGTTGTTGGAAGTGTTTTGGTTTAGAGAACTTATCTATCCAAAGGAGATAGATTTTTGAACCCAATGCATGCTCATTGAGCAACTCATCTGAGGTTCTGACCTTGGTTGTGACATGGGTTTGCGCATTCCACCCAAAGGGGATTGCGTGGTAATTTTGAATTCTTCATAATAGCTTATGTTCATTAAAGTTATATCTTGCCTTTATTATTTGCTCTAATGCATTCCTATTTTGCATTAATAGTGACATTCTCTATGAGCAACTGTTATGCTTCTATTGAACTCCTGAATGGGTTTAGTTATAAGATATGGAAGCAAGACTTAGAATTTTCATTAGGGATTGTTGATCTTGACATATCATTGTGTGAAACTGAACTTATGATCAATGCTCAGAGTACACCTGAAGAGAAAGAAAAATTAGCTTAGTGGGATAAGAGTAACCAACTTAGCTTGTGTGCTATTAAGAGGTCCATTTATGAACATATGATAAGACGATTGCTTGAGAAAGAGAATTCTAAAGAATATCCCAGTGCTATTGGTGAGAGGTTTCAGGTATCCGATAATGCCGAATCTGGATATTTAATGAAATAACTCACGAACATGAAATATGATAACAATAGAGGTGTCACGGAGTTCATTCTTAGGATGGTTCATGTCCAAACTAAACTGAAAAACCCATAACATTGACCTGAATGAGAATTTCATTGTGTCACATGCCTTAAACTTACCTGCTGAGTTCACTCAAATTAAAACCGTCTATAATACCTTTGTTGAGAAGTGGATTGTCAAAAACCTTATTACCAAGTATGTAGCTGAAGAAGAGAAACTCAAAAAAGAAAGAAGTGAATTAGCCCTCCTGACTATTTATGTAAAACCTCATCCCGGTAAGAATTCTtggaaaataagaaaaatattCATAGTGCTTCTCATAGACATCATGAGTTTAGGAAACCAGATAATGGTCAACACCATAACATAGGAGGTCATAAGTCGGGTTCTTTAAAGAAACTCTTTTGGTATTTTTGGTGTAAGGAGAAGGGGTATAAGAAAACTGATTGTCATGCTTTTAAAGCTTGGTTAGACAACAAGAACAATTTTGGAGGGGTTCAAAAATCAATGGGGACCTAATTTTAGGGAAGGCAATCTCGGGGTAGGAAATGATCTTGAAGTCATTGTGGAGCTAGTGGGAGATGTTAGCTTAGTTCTAGGAACCGGCTTTTAACTTGTTTTGAAAGATACATTGGTACTAACTTCATGCTTGTTGATCCTCTAACCAGGGGACTTAGGCCCATTATGTTCAAAACCATGTTAAGAACATGGGCATTGTGAGTTTTTTTATGTACTTGGTTAGTGAGAGTTATTATTTATGCCATTTCTTATCACATTGTATTTTATTTTGGACACTTTAAATGTTGGATTATCAAGTATTTTCTATTTTGAGCAATTGATAATGCAATGAATACTATTATTATTTGTCACTGTTTGTTTATATGTAAATTGTTAATATTGGGACTTTGTGTCATTGGGACCATCGTGTATGTGATCGATACTAGTTTGGAGTTTGAGGCATGATTATAATTTTGAGGTTGACATCTTCGGGACCACTATACCGGTGGTGATGCCATATTGGAGTTGAAGTGTGATTTTGAGCTTGATGTTGTCAAGACCACTGTGTCGGTGGTCGACGCCATATTAGAGCTGAGGCATTATGGTTTGTAAAACCATGCAATTTCTTCGACTTTAAGGAATTTGAGAGAAATTGTTAAGGACTGACAAAGAAAACAGTAGTTTGGGTGTTGGATCACATTGACATGCTATTTTCTTGCCACACTCCACACTAATGACTAGTTGACATAGTTTGTAGTATTTGTAACCATGGAAAGTTATATGTCAATAAAGGATATAATAATCACCATGATTCAATATTGTTGGGCTTTCGTTGGACGAAGTCATATTCATATATTGCACCTGGAATCATGCAATTTTTAAAATGCGGCCACATTTTAATAAATTAGTCATTAATCCGAGAGACGTTTTCAAATATATGTTTTTTATAATTAAAATCACACAATTGATTTTTCCTAAGAGGGAGATTGTTAGATTTATCTAATATTTTATAGGTTCCAATCAATTGTTATTTTGGTTTATGAAAAATATGTTAATCATGATTCTGATGGGGTGCATAAATAGGCTCTTCTATAGGTTAAATGCTCTTTTTAATTAAAGCGTGAGTATTTGAAACATGATTGGTGTGGACAAAAGTGTGAGCCTTAACCCTTTCCCCATAGTGGGTAAGGGTAAGGGTTATATATTACGTGGCTAGGTCCCTATATAATCATTGGATCAGAAACAAAACTAACGACTCCACAACTTATCCTTTTGAGAACTGTGAAACAAGAGTGTGAGATACAaaagtgtaagaccctaattttgaccctaagatccctcatggcatcataacattgcatttgcgTTGCCTtaaggatctttagcatcttggttccctttgcctttgggtgggactccttgtgattggtttgagatcaccaagcatgcttgaattatacatcattgtttctcttacttttgtttactaaccaaaagcacaaaaatgtgtcactaacaacttttgtttgaagcttgagtatcatccaagacactttgtgggttctatttagatgatcagtcaacacaagggaatggcttgagatacttccaacaggttcaaatggggtctattcgtcagtcaaaacgttaatcttgaaggagcaaaagtttgttcatgagctgtcatgctcgctaggcgagcagaatgggtcgcctagcgagtcccaagaaaagccaccagaatcacctacgctcagaggaatttcttgaactgtcatgctcgctaggcgagcccacgtgtttaa includes:
- the LOC127135892 gene encoding probable pectinesterase/pectinesterase inhibitor 32, with translation MVFYSTKTIFTFIFFFLLVISLPHFIASASIDFNGSVLHKISPIQFVNSAKEVITNLQQVTAILSRFNVDVEAGHPPVSNAISDCLDLVDLSTENLRWSISAIQNPNRKDKSTGNLSSDLRTWLSAVLVNPDTCIEGLQGTNVIGLVSAGLDRVKSAVKNLLDEVIPVNDHLTTGIASDRFPSWIKDYEVNLLQANRINADAVVAADGSGDYSSVMDAISAAPENSTKRYVIHVKKGVYVENVVIDKKKLNIMMIGDGMDATVISGSRSRSKVDGTTTFRSATFAVKGGGFIARDVSFENTAGPEKHQAVALKSSSDHSVFYRCGIFGYQDSLYAHSMRQFYRECKITGTVDFIFGDATAVFQKCQILARQGMPDQKNTITAQGRQHPTQPTGFSFQFCNISADTEVTSPTYLGRPWKTYSRTIFMQSYMSDAIRPEGWLEWVGSFALDTLYYGEYMNSGPGAEVANRVKWSGYHVLNDSSEAIKYTVAQFIEGNLWLPATGVSYDSGLKVNSI